TCAAGAACTTAGCCTATAGTACAATAAAAAAATAGTGCGAATGAATTAAATTAGGCTTTAACGATATTTAACAATTACACCCATAGCTTAAAGGTGGTTATTATCAATTATCCCCTATATTTGCCCTAATATTTTAATTTTTGAATGAAAGAATTACAGCACCTTAACAAATACTTCTACAAATATAAAACGCATCTAGTTATAGGTATTGTTATTACTATAGTTGCTAGAATATTTCTATTATTCACCCCGCGATATGTTAAAAAGATTTTTGTAATCATAGAAAATGCTTTTAAAAACAATGCTACAGAGGCGGCGGTTAAAGCCGATTTAACGGAGGCGATTTTATATATTATTGGTGCCGCTGTAGTAGGCGGTATTCTTACCTTTTTTATGAGACAAACCATTATAAATGTGTCTCGCTATATTGAGTACGATTTAAAAAATGAAATTTATGAGCAGTACCAAAAACTGTCTTTAAATTTTTATAAGAAAAATAGAACAGGCGATTTAATGAATCGTATTACAGAAGATGTGGGACGAGTACGTATGTATGCTGGTCCGGCCATTATGTACAGCATCAATACCGTAGCACTTTTCGTTATTGTTATTATTTATATGGTTAATGCATCGCCTAAATTAACTCTTTACACCATTTTACCTTTACCAATTTTATCAATAATCATTTATAAACTAAGTAAAGAAATACACAAACGGAGTACCATTGTACAAGAATACTTATCGAAGCTTTCTACTTTCACACAAGAGTCGTTTAGCGGTATATCGGTTATAAAAGCCTACGGCATTGAACCCCAAACAGCCTTAAATTTTAACACCCTTGCCAAAGAAAGTAAAGACAAACAAATAGATTTAAATAAAGTACAAGCTTGGTTTTTCCCCATGATGATTCTTCTCATTGGAACAAGCAACCTTCTTGTTATTTATGTTGGTGGCATGCAGTATATTAATGGTGAAATAAAAAGCATCGGTACCATTGCAGAGTTTATTATTTACGTGAACATGCTTACCTGGCCAGTGGCTACCGTAGGATGGGTAACGTCCATCGTGCAGCAGGCCGAAGCGTCTCAAAAACGAATTAACGAGTTTTTAAAAATCGTACCAGAAATAAAAAACAACAACGCCAATCATTCCGAAATTACAGGCGATGTTCAATTTAAAGATGTTAATTTCACATACGACGATACTAATATTCAAGCCTTAAAAGGCATTAGTTTTCATATAAAACCTGGCGACACCCTTGCCATTTTAGGAAAAACAGGATCGGGTAAATCAACGGTTTTAGATTTAGTTGGACGTCTTTATGATATCGATCAAGGTTCCATCCTTATTAATGACACCGAAATAGCCGACTTAAACTTAGTCGATTTAAGAAATAATATAGGCTATGTGCCTCAAGATGCATTTCTATTTTCAGACAGCATTAAAACCAATATAAAATTCGGTAAACATGATGCTACCGATGAGGATGTTATCGAAGCCGCTAAAAATGCTCAGGTACATAAAAACATCATAAAATTTAATAAAGGTTATGATACCATTTTGGGTGAACGCGGTATTACACTTTCGGGCGGACAAAAGCAAAGGGTTTCCATTGCGAGAGCCATTATAAAATCACCTAAAATATTGCTGTTTGACGATTGCTTATCGGCTGTAGACACCGAAACTGAAGAGAAAATATTAAATAACATAAATAAGATTTCAAAAGGAA
This genomic interval from Tamlana carrageenivorans contains the following:
- a CDS encoding ABC transporter ATP-binding protein gives rise to the protein MKELQHLNKYFYKYKTHLVIGIVITIVARIFLLFTPRYVKKIFVIIENAFKNNATEAAVKADLTEAILYIIGAAVVGGILTFFMRQTIINVSRYIEYDLKNEIYEQYQKLSLNFYKKNRTGDLMNRITEDVGRVRMYAGPAIMYSINTVALFVIVIIYMVNASPKLTLYTILPLPILSIIIYKLSKEIHKRSTIVQEYLSKLSTFTQESFSGISVIKAYGIEPQTALNFNTLAKESKDKQIDLNKVQAWFFPMMILLIGTSNLLVIYVGGMQYINGEIKSIGTIAEFIIYVNMLTWPVATVGWVTSIVQQAEASQKRINEFLKIVPEIKNNNANHSEITGDVQFKDVNFTYDDTNIQALKGISFHIKPGDTLAILGKTGSGKSTVLDLVGRLYDIDQGSILINDTEIADLNLVDLRNNIGYVPQDAFLFSDSIKTNIKFGKHDATDEDVIEAAKNAQVHKNIIKFNKGYDTILGERGITLSGGQKQRVSIARAIIKSPKILLFDDCLSAVDTETEEKILNNINKISKGKTGIIVSHRISAAKNADKIIVLDHGKIVQEGTHDTLINTDGYYKELYLKQLSENTANPL